In Gossypium arboreum isolate Shixiya-1 chromosome 5, ASM2569848v2, whole genome shotgun sequence, a single genomic region encodes these proteins:
- the LOC108453794 gene encoding ADP-ribosylation factor GTPase-activating protein AGD5-like isoform X1 produces the protein MNEKASVTKELNARHRKIIEGLLKLPENRECADCKAKGPRWASVNLGIFICMQCSGIHRSLGVHISKVRSATLDTWLPEQVAFIQSMGNEKANSYWEAELPPNYDRVGIENFIRAKYEEKRWVPRDGKSKSPPRRLDERAPSHWQRPTETSGNGHISNSENSFEERRNKQALGQKENLPATRVSLPVPPKGPDQVTPVQKPEPVVAPAEATKPAVETAPVAIAPKVDYATDLFNMLSLDDGPSENGSEATSTDDWAGFQSAGGASTTDKPNPPKPAESNTKSTSGIEDLFSDLPPLTTNQVPEKPQKDVKNDIMSLFEKSNMVSPFAMHQQQLAMLAQQQSLLMAAAAKSAPGNAQQPPSNGTNIPSQAWPNIGYQFPGMMMPVAGQADLQKLMQAMNMGQTQTANSSAYPSSSFYGLGQVAPSNGVATTGASKPQSASPAPSPNPSQTGNDYDFSSLTQGMFTKH, from the exons ATGAACGAGAAGGCCAGCGTTACCAAGGAGCTCAACGCCAGACACCGAAAG ATTATTGAAGGTCTTCTTAAATTGCCGGAGAATAGGGAATGCGCCGACTGCAAAGCCAA AGGTCCGAGATGGGCAAGTGTGAATTTAGGTATCTTTATATGCATGCAATGTTCTGGGATCCACAGAAGTCTCGGGGTACACATATCGAAG GTTCGATCTGCTACACTAGACACATGGCTTCCTGAGCAGGTTGCTTTTATTCAAT CAATGGGGAATGAAAAGGCAAACAGTTACTGGGAAGCCGAGTTACCCCCTAATTATGATAGAGTTGGAATTGAGAACTTCATCCGTGCAAA GTATGAGGAAAAAAGATGGGTTCCTAGAGATGGAAAATCCAAATCACCTCCTAGAAGGTTGGACGAAAGGGCTCCCTCACATTGGCAGAGACCTACTGAAACAAGTGGTAATGGGCACATTAGTAATTCCGAGAATTCATTTGAGGAAAGGAGGAACAAGCAAGCACTTGGTCAGAAAGAGAATCTTCCTGCAACAAGAGTTAGTCTTCCTGTTCCTCCTAAGGGACCTGATCAG GTTACACCCGTACAGAAGCCTGAACCAGTTGTTGCACCAGCTGAGGCAACAAAGCCAGCTGTAGAGACTGCTCCCGTAGCCATCGCTCCTAAAGTCGATTATGCTACAGACCTTTTCAACATGCTGTCCTTGGATGATGGTCCAAGTGAGAATGGTTCTGAGGCAACTTCTACTGATGATTGGGCAGGCTTCCAGT CTGCTGGAGGGGCCTCCACAACTGACAAGCCCAATCCACCAAAACCTGCTGAAAGTAATACCAAGTCTACTAGTGGAATTGAggatttatttagtgatttacCTCCATTAACAACCAACCAAGTCCCAGAGAAGCctcaaaaagatgttaaaaatGATATTATGAGCCTCTTTGAAAAG TCCAATATGGTGTCACCTTTTGCTATGCATCAACAACAACTAGCTATGCTAGCACAACAACAGTCCCTTCTCATGGCTGCTGCAGCTAAATCTGCTCCTGGAAATGCTCAACAGCCTCCATCTAACGGCACAAACATACCCTCTCAAGCTTGGCCAAACATTGGCTACCAATTCCCTGGAATGATGATGCCCGTTGCTGGGCAGGCTGATCTGCAGAAACTTATGCAG GCTATGAATATGGGACAGACGCAAACGGCGAACTCATCTGCGTATCCATCATCCAG CTTTTATGGATTGGGACAAGTTGCCCCATCAAATGGTGTTGCAACGACCGGAGCAAGCAAGCCTCAATCAGCTTCCCCAGCTCCGTCCCCAAATCCTTCGCAAACAGGTAACGATTACGATTTTTCATCATTGACGCAAGGGATGTTCACAAAACACTGA
- the LOC108453794 gene encoding ADP-ribosylation factor GTPase-activating protein AGD5-like isoform X2, whose amino-acid sequence MNEKASVTKELNARHRKIIEGLLKLPENRECADCKAKGPRWASVNLGIFICMQCSGIHRSLGVHISKVRSATLDTWLPEQVAFIQSMGNEKANSYWEAELPPNYDRVGIENFIRAKYEEKRWVPRDGKSKSPPRRLDERAPSHWQRPTETSGNGHISNSENSFEERRNKQALGQKENLPATRVSLPVPPKGPDQKPEPVVAPAEATKPAVETAPVAIAPKVDYATDLFNMLSLDDGPSENGSEATSTDDWAGFQSAGGASTTDKPNPPKPAESNTKSTSGIEDLFSDLPPLTTNQVPEKPQKDVKNDIMSLFEKSNMVSPFAMHQQQLAMLAQQQSLLMAAAAKSAPGNAQQPPSNGTNIPSQAWPNIGYQFPGMMMPVAGQADLQKLMQAMNMGQTQTANSSAYPSSSFYGLGQVAPSNGVATTGASKPQSASPAPSPNPSQTGNDYDFSSLTQGMFTKH is encoded by the exons ATGAACGAGAAGGCCAGCGTTACCAAGGAGCTCAACGCCAGACACCGAAAG ATTATTGAAGGTCTTCTTAAATTGCCGGAGAATAGGGAATGCGCCGACTGCAAAGCCAA AGGTCCGAGATGGGCAAGTGTGAATTTAGGTATCTTTATATGCATGCAATGTTCTGGGATCCACAGAAGTCTCGGGGTACACATATCGAAG GTTCGATCTGCTACACTAGACACATGGCTTCCTGAGCAGGTTGCTTTTATTCAAT CAATGGGGAATGAAAAGGCAAACAGTTACTGGGAAGCCGAGTTACCCCCTAATTATGATAGAGTTGGAATTGAGAACTTCATCCGTGCAAA GTATGAGGAAAAAAGATGGGTTCCTAGAGATGGAAAATCCAAATCACCTCCTAGAAGGTTGGACGAAAGGGCTCCCTCACATTGGCAGAGACCTACTGAAACAAGTGGTAATGGGCACATTAGTAATTCCGAGAATTCATTTGAGGAAAGGAGGAACAAGCAAGCACTTGGTCAGAAAGAGAATCTTCCTGCAACAAGAGTTAGTCTTCCTGTTCCTCCTAAGGGACCTGATCAG AAGCCTGAACCAGTTGTTGCACCAGCTGAGGCAACAAAGCCAGCTGTAGAGACTGCTCCCGTAGCCATCGCTCCTAAAGTCGATTATGCTACAGACCTTTTCAACATGCTGTCCTTGGATGATGGTCCAAGTGAGAATGGTTCTGAGGCAACTTCTACTGATGATTGGGCAGGCTTCCAGT CTGCTGGAGGGGCCTCCACAACTGACAAGCCCAATCCACCAAAACCTGCTGAAAGTAATACCAAGTCTACTAGTGGAATTGAggatttatttagtgatttacCTCCATTAACAACCAACCAAGTCCCAGAGAAGCctcaaaaagatgttaaaaatGATATTATGAGCCTCTTTGAAAAG TCCAATATGGTGTCACCTTTTGCTATGCATCAACAACAACTAGCTATGCTAGCACAACAACAGTCCCTTCTCATGGCTGCTGCAGCTAAATCTGCTCCTGGAAATGCTCAACAGCCTCCATCTAACGGCACAAACATACCCTCTCAAGCTTGGCCAAACATTGGCTACCAATTCCCTGGAATGATGATGCCCGTTGCTGGGCAGGCTGATCTGCAGAAACTTATGCAG GCTATGAATATGGGACAGACGCAAACGGCGAACTCATCTGCGTATCCATCATCCAG CTTTTATGGATTGGGACAAGTTGCCCCATCAAATGGTGTTGCAACGACCGGAGCAAGCAAGCCTCAATCAGCTTCCCCAGCTCCGTCCCCAAATCCTTCGCAAACAGGTAACGATTACGATTTTTCATCATTGACGCAAGGGATGTTCACAAAACACTGA